One region of Niallia sp. Man26 genomic DNA includes:
- a CDS encoding YiiX/YebB-like N1pC/P60 family cysteine hydrolase: MNSLNEIDSLLYDVANQKGNTEFVNESKVGASRAISGWSGKGDILISFRAKTGGFALGHAGILSTTKDKVIEALPKPGVVHQSASKYWSTVPDEQQYYVKNAPDKAYINAVNYAMKQVGDPYKLKTTIGNESQWYCSKLVYKAWKSAGYSIGGGKPKLITVLPYDIAADYDTVSYKKKSILSNLDNRVQ; the protein is encoded by the coding sequence ATTAATAGTTTAAATGAAATTGACAGTCTTTTATATGATGTTGCAAACCAAAAAGGAAATACTGAGTTCGTTAATGAATCTAAAGTAGGTGCTTCAAGAGCCATAAGCGGTTGGAGTGGGAAAGGAGATATCCTGATAAGTTTTAGGGCTAAAACAGGTGGTTTTGCTCTTGGACATGCTGGTATCTTAAGTACTACGAAAGATAAAGTAATTGAAGCTCTCCCTAAACCAGGAGTGGTACATCAATCTGCCTCAAAGTATTGGTCAACTGTTCCTGATGAACAACAATATTATGTAAAAAATGCACCTGATAAAGCATATATCAATGCTGTAAATTATGCGATGAAACAAGTAGGTGACCCTTATAAACTGAAAACTACGATAGGTAATGAATCACAGTGGTATTGCTCTAAATTAGTTTATAAAGCTTGGAAGTCTGCTGGATACAGTATTGGAGGTGGTAAACCAAAATTAATAACTGTTTTACCTTATGATATAGCTGCAGATTATGACACCGTTTCATATAAAAAAAAATCCATACTAAGTAACCTTGATAATCGTGTGCAATAA